Part of the Drosophila pseudoobscura strain MV-25-SWS-2005 chromosome 2, UCI_Dpse_MV25, whole genome shotgun sequence genome, CGACAGACTTTCATCCCTCCCCCGTGTGGCTGAACGAGTCCTATCTGGAGTCTTTGCTACAGAGCAAGAAGAAGGATGCAGGTCTGAGAATCACCCAACTGGACATCaagccagccacagccaaggggGAGAACTATGCGAGTGTCATGACCCGAGTAAAAGTGACCTACGTCAAGAGCGGCGCCAAGACTCCCGAGGAAGGATACTACATTGTGAAGACAACCTACGAGAACGATCCTGTCATATCCAGCATCTTTTCCGGCTACCAGGCCAGCACGACAGAGATGCTGATGTACGAAAAAGTCCTGCCCAAGTTGAGTGATCTCATCGATGGTACACAGGAGCCCGAGAAGCTGTTTGCCCAGACCTTGCACGTGGACTATGAGCACGATGCGATCATCTTCGAGGATCTGGCTGTGTCCAAGCATGTACTGGCCGATCGGTTGGCGGGCTTTGACCTGGAACACACGCACATGGCTCTCCGAAAGCTGGCCAAGATgcatgccgccgccgctgccctCAACGAACGACAGCCGGGAGTCCTAACAAAATTGGATCATGGAATCTTCAATCGTCACACGGAGGGCTTTGGTCCTTTCTTTCAGAACATGATGGTGATGGGGGCAGAGTTCGCCGACAAGTGTCCGGAGCTGGGCAGCTACTATGGCAACAAGCTGAGGGCCTTGGTCAAGCGTCTGATGGAGTACTCAACGCGGGTGTACGATCCACAGCCAGATGAGTTCAACACGCTGGTGCATGGCGACTTTTGGGTGAACAATGTGATGCTACGATATGGCGAGAAAAAGGAACCCCTGGACATGATCCTCATCGACTTTCAGTTCTCCAGTTGGTCTTCGCCGGCCGTGGATCTGCATTACTTTTTCAACACCTCTCTGCAGAATAAAATACGCTTCCACCAGCAGGATGCGTTGATTCAGTTCTATCATAAGGTGCTAGTGGATACCCTGAAGGATCTGAAATATGGTGGATATATACCCTCGCTCAGGCAGCTTGTCCTGCAGCTGGAAAAGGGAAAATTCATTAGTGAGTAAACACAACAGGCTCTTTATAAAGTAAGAGAGAAAAATAACTCCCTTTTAATTTATACAGCCGTCAGTGTGTCATTGGCCTGCCAGGGTATAATGCTAAATGATCAGACAGACAATGCGGACTTCAATGCCCTGATCCAGGACGATGAGCGAGGACGCAACTTCAGGCGGGTGGTCTACAGCAATAAGAGGTTCCAGGAGATAGTAAAGAATTTGTTGCCCGCCTTTGATCGCATCGGTCTTCTGGACGTCACCGACTAAGAGACTCGAGACTTATGTATGTGTTATATGTATTGTAAACcaaatgaaatatgaaatataatataattactATTTACTTTCCCCCTAATGTGTGTGCTCAAGTGTATTTACCAGACAGCTGGTTAACTATCTTCAGCACAACGAATTTAAGTGCCTGTAAGTGTTATCAGGTAgattttatttaatgtttgCCTTTGATGTTTGACAAGAGCTCAACGATATCTCAATTGCCCACAACCATGAGGACCTATCCCTCTGTTCCTGTACAGGTCAGTTTTTTTGCCAGAAGGTACTAATGGtgaaattgcaattttattgttattgttaagTAAATCACATTTCGTCCAGCAATCCCTGCTGATCCAGAAACGGAAGTGTTAGATGCAATTTCCTTCTGACGGACTCCACCTGAAAGATACTATCTTTATACCGTATGGCGCCTTCGGACTCTGACAGAACCTGTTCCATGGATGACTCCTCCTTGCCCTCATAGAGCATCACAGGCTCGAAGAGTAGGGAACAGAAAACAGCTTAGGGAAGAGAAATTATAAGTACAATTATCCCTTAGCTAGGACTGTATTCCACTCACCGTAGAAGGCTCTTGCCTTGAACTGCAGTTGAAAGTCAAACAAAGTTGGGACCTTGCCGCCATAATTGACCTTTTTTAGGCCCGCCACCAGCTTATAGTAGTAGAACTGCACCAGCTTCGTCTGATGGTGCAGCCGAAGATCATCGTGCACCGATGTGGAGAAGAAGTAATGCAGATCGATGGCCGGAGAATTCCAAACACTAAACTGAAAGTCTATGAAGATCATGTTGCTGGGATGTCCCTTTGCGTCATATTGGAACATGAAGTTTGTAGTCCAGGGATCCCCATGGGCCAAAGTCACAAAGTCCCCGGGTCTTATGGTTGTGGATCGTTCGCCATAGTCCATGATATTATCCACGAGATGATCGATCTTCGACTGGTAGCGTTGCTGTAGTTCCTTGTCCAGCTTTAACGAGCGAGATAGGGCCTTGAGAAGATTCCTCATGATCGGCTGGTAGGCACGGGTATGTTTATTAAAGAATCCCCGATCGTAATCCTTGGCAAAAATGCCTGGCTTCCGTTCGCTTAGAGCTGCAGCTGTGGCATGAAAGGTGGCCATTTTCTCCAGCACCAGATGCGTATGCTCCAGATCCAGTTTCTTAAGCCGATCGGCAACCTTGTACTGCCCCAGCGACATGTCCTCAAAGATGATGGAGCCCCTATCGCGATCCACGTTGACGGTGGCCGCAAACAGTTTCCGCTGATCCTTGAGCTCCTGTCTGGCTATCTCCGCCAACTGAGGCAGGATGTTCTCATACATATCCATTTCCCTGACGTAAACGCCATAAGGGAAGAGCACATCAGCAGCCGGATCCTTGCTCGTAAAAGTAGTCTTCACCAAAAACGTAGTGGTCTGTGTGCCCTTGGAGGGTTTCGTTGTATATTCCAAATTGATACGAGTCATCACACTGCCAAAGTTCTCGCCATTCGCAATGGCTGGCTTGATGATCAGCTTTTCCAATTTGAGAGTGTCATCTTTGAAGAAGATCCGCAACTTCTTCTGCACGTAGTCCTGGGTCAGCCATGCAGGTGCCGGATGTGTCTTCTCTGTGGCTTCTTTGGGCATGGTCCTAACCGTAGCTCAGGTCTTGGGTTTGTGTGCTTTTGTTAATAGGAGTGCATTGTTTTTATATAGCCCTCCTCTAAGAGGTGGGAGAAATGATAAGTGTAAGTACGCCATTATCATGCAGCAATTCAACGAATTCCGTATGGGAAACAGCGTGTAAATTTATTACAATACATGTTCAGTTCTCCCTCTATCTCAAGTGCTTGACCGAACCGCGAACGCCCTAGGGGACAGCGAGCCCTCGTGAATGGAGACGGAAGCCTTCGAATCAAAGCACTCATTCTAACGAAAGAAATCATCCTACTATAATATGAATGGGTAGCATTCCGCTGAATCACAGAAATCTCGAGCAAATTGTTTGAATAGAATAGCGCTCTTTGTTGAGTTTACAGATTACACTAGATAAAGAACGAGCGAGTGCTGTTTATTACAAATGTACATAATAAAAGTAAGTTTATTCTAGCCACGTGTTACCCGAGATGAACAGATCGCCACAAATTGATCTTCAAATCTCGTTTATCTGGGATGGCTTCGTTTTTATCATTAAATTAGGTATCACTAAAGTGTAAGGTACCAACAAATTATATacctttttattttaaaagtcCCAACCGGCATACTCCTTCACCACATCCTTATTCTCCTTGCGATGGCGATGAATGGCGCTGGCTTCGCCCTTGGCCACGCATTTCTTGCGCTGATCTCGCTTCTCCTTGATGTCCATGTTGCGGCGTATGCGATCGGTGATCACGGATGGTGCTATTGTGCTTGTCGTGGTGGAATACGAGCGCTGACTTCTCGCATCGTTGAGCATTTGCTCGACCATTTTCAGGCGATACATGCGGGAGTTGGGATCCAAGCCGGCCAGCTCGGGAATTTCATCTGTTTCCAGGTCATTGGAGCTAATGGATTTGGCATCTTCTGCGGGTGCGTCGGCACCTGGAGCCACTGGTGGAACAATGCCTTGAGGTGCAGGAGCAACAAGTGGAACATCGCCTTGAGGCCTCGACTCTGGAGTTGGAACTGGATCAGAGGCTATTGGCTTCGATGGCAATTCCGCATCGATAATCTCTGGACCCACAGTCAGATTACCCAAATATTGGGTACACGATTCAATGTATCGACGAATGGCATCATCTGATTTCTGAGCTGGCTTCGCCTCGCTATAGAGCACCTCATTCTCCACCTGACGACGACACTCGTCGATCTCTACAGCTTCCGCAGTCACCAAAGCAGGCGCCTCATCTTCCTCACCTTCATCTTCTTCGTCCTCCGACTGTTCCACCATGCCATACTCCTGCAACAGATCCTGTTCCATCTCCTTGGTGAAGCCATACCCAGTGCAGTGCACCTCAGCATCCAGATCATCATCGCGCACCAGATCGCTGAACTTGGGATAATCTTCGCTTTCGTAGGCGAATTTACGACGGAACATTTCGCGAACGCAGTTCACATCGCGATCAAAGAAACTATAGAAGATTTTATAATGGATTACTAATAGAGTCGTTACGAGGATCGTTTGGTGATGCTTACAATTCAGCATTTTCATGCGAGGTGGACATCATCTGAGGAAAATCTATCAGTATAGGCTTTCCCGCATCCGTGAGCATCAAATTGAACTCGTTAAAATCGCCATGGATCACACCAGAGTTACCCAAACGGACAATCAGATTCATGAGGTCATCATAGACTTGTGGAATATCCAAC contains:
- the RIOK2 gene encoding serine/threonine-protein kinase RIO2 — protein: MGKLNVTVLRYLTKEDFRVLTAIEMGMKNHELVPGPLAAAIANLKTGGVHKLLKELCKHKLLSYERGKKYDGYRLTNTGYDYLALKSLTLRGSVSSFGNQIGIGKESNIYVVADEEGTPICLKLHRLGRTCFRNVKAKRDYHGRRHKASWLYLSRISATREFAYMSALHERGFPVPKPIDFNRHCVLMDLVNGWPMTQVHELLDIPQVYDDLMNLIVRLGNSGVIHGDFNEFNLMLTDAGKPILIDFPQMMSTSHENAEFFFDRDVNCVREMFRRKFAYESEDYPKFSDLVRDDDLDAEVHCTGYGFTKEMEQDLLQEYGMVEQSEDEEDEGEEDEAPALVTAEAVEIDECRRQVENEVLYSEAKPAQKSDDAIRRYIESCTQYLGNLTVGPEIIDAELPSKPIASDPVPTPESRPQGDVPLVAPAPQGIVPPVAPGADAPAEDAKSISSNDLETDEIPELAGLDPNSRMYRLKMVEQMLNDARSQRSYSTTTSTIAPSVITDRIRRNMDIKEKRDQRKKCVAKGEASAIHRHRKENKDVVKEYAGWDF
- the LOC4802351 gene encoding uncharacterized protein; translated protein: MPKEATEKTHPAPAWLTQDYVQKKLRIFFKDDTLKLEKLIIKPAIANGENFGSVMTRINLEYTTKPSKGTQTTTFLVKTTFTSKDPAADVLFPYGVYVREMDMYENILPQLAEIARQELKDQRKLFAATVNVDRDRGSIIFEDMSLGQYKVADRLKKLDLEHTHLVLEKMATFHATAAALSERKPGIFAKDYDRGFFNKHTRAYQPIMRNLLKALSRSLKLDKELQQRYQSKIDHLVDNIMDYGERSTTIRPGDFVTLAHGDPWTTNFMFQYDAKGHPSNMIFIDFQFSVWNSPAIDLHYFFSTSVHDDLRLHHQTKLVQFYYYKLVAGLKKVNYGGKVPTLFDFQLQFKARAFYAVFCSLLFEPVMLYEGKEESSMEQVLSESEGAIRYKDSIFQVESVRRKLHLTLPFLDQQGLLDEM
- the LOC4802360 gene encoding uncharacterized protein, which gives rise to MVEQHKENKEEAATDFHPSPVWLNESYLESLLQSKKKDAGLRITQLDIKPATAKGENYASVMTRVKVTYVKSGAKTPEEGYYIVKTTYENDPVISSIFSGYQASTTEMLMYEKVLPKLSDLIDGTQEPEKLFAQTLHVDYEHDAIIFEDLAVSKHVLADRLAGFDLEHTHMALRKLAKMHAAAAALNERQPGVLTKLDHGIFNRHTEGFGPFFQNMMVMGAEFADKCPELGSYYGNKLRALVKRLMEYSTRVYDPQPDEFNTLVHGDFWVNNVMLRYGEKKEPLDMILIDFQFSSWSSPAVDLHYFFNTSLQNKIRFHQQDALIQFYHKVLVDTLKDLKYGGYIPSLRQLVLQLEKGKFITVSVSLACQGIMLNDQTDNADFNALIQDDERGRNFRRVVYSNKRFQEIVKNLLPAFDRIGLLDVTD